The DNA sequence TGCTAACGAGAATAGGTTTTTTCAAATCATATGAAATAAAATTACCCATTTTTCCCAAAGATTTGCTTCTTTCTGTTTTTACAAGCTGATCAACCAAAGCTGCGTTTTCAAGCGCAAACGCAACATTTAATGATATTGCATTAAGAAACATTTTTTCTTGATTTGAAAATTGACCTTTTATACTATTTAGTAATTGTAAAACTCCAACTATTTTTTCTTGCTTATCTTTTATTGGGAAAACTAACATATTTTTTGTGTTGTATCCGGTAATATCATCAAAACTTCGCTCAAATCTTTCATCAATTTTTGTATCATGAATATTTAAAACTTCTCCGGTTTTTGCACAATATCCGGCAAGACCTTCGCCAATTTTTAATCTAATTTCTTCAATTTCATCTGCAATTAAAACTTTTGACCAAATTTCTTGTTTTTCATCATCAACAAGATAAAGAGTTCCTCTATCTGCATTTGTTAAATTTACGGCAACGTCAACAATATTTTTCAAAACATCGTCTTGTTTTACATTAGCATTAACTAATTGTAATGCTTTCACAATCATTTCAAATTGTTCAGCAGTCATAAATTCTTTTTCGGTTTTTATGTCAATTGTTTCCATTGGCTTCTCTTTTCTTTTAGAATTCTGATTTAACTTAAAACTTTTATTATTATTATCGGAAGTTTCTTTGTGATTTACAACACCTACATCATTTTTTTCATCAAATTCCGAATAATTATCCATTATTACTTTTTCTTGCTGATTTATTGAATTTATAATTTCATCTATGTTATTTTGGTTTACAAAATCCTCTAAAAATTCAGAATCTACTTCTTCATCATCATCTAAATCACTATTTAAAAATTGGGTAAATTGCGGAGTGAAATCCGTTTCAAACTCATTTTCCTCAATATTTGCGGCAATTTTTTCATCTTGTTTAATTAAATATTGAATTTCATCTTTTGTTAATTCAATTAAATAAGAATCCGTGAGCGAAACAGTTGTTGAACATCTATTAAGATTTTTCAATAATTCTTTTGCGCCAAAAAATTCATTATCCGCATAAATAACAGATTTTGATTTTGAATTATTTTTCTTTTTAAGAAGATTAATTTCACCGTTTACTACTAAAAAAATAGAATTTGCAGAATCACCTTCACGGTATAAAATTTCTCCTCCATTAATTGAATGAAGTTTTCCGTTAATTTTTTCTAAGTTCAATCTGGAAATATCTGC is a window from the Ignavibacteriota bacterium genome containing:
- a CDS encoding GAF domain-containing protein codes for the protein MDQESISALRNNNLLKNADISRLNLEKINGKLHSINGGEILYREGDSANSIFLVVNGEINLLKKKNNSKSKSVIYADNEFFGAKELLKNLNRCSTTVSLTDSYLIELTKDEIQYLIKQDEKIAANIEENEFETDFTPQFTQFLNSDLDDDEEVDSEFLEDFVNQNNIDEIINSINQQEKVIMDNYSEFDEKNDVGVVNHKETSDNNNKSFKLNQNSKRKEKPMETIDIKTEKEFMTAEQFEMIVKALQLVNANVKQDDVLKNIVDVAVNLTNADRGTLYLVDDEKQEIWSKVLIADEIEEIRLKIGEGLAGYCAKTGEVLNIHDTKIDERFERSFDDITGYNTKNMLVFPIKDKQEKIVGVLQLLNSIKGQFSNQEKMFLNAISLNVAFALENAALVDQLVKTERSKSLGKMGNFISYDLKKPILVSKRYAEHLQKKDLPMDVKQIVNLMLEQLNQVSSQVVAASDYTEGTTILRRQPINLNDTLHEFAIEIHNFARSKNCKVEYSLGEDVNVFVDKKEFYQCYFNIIKNSCEALPEGGNVFVTTERKGDRIEINFEDRGIGISNADLKHVFEPLWSKNKLNNSGLGLSISQKIIEDHEGSITIKSEKNVGTNVIISLPIH